In a genomic window of Coprococcus eutactus:
- the fba gene encoding class II fructose-1,6-bisphosphate aldolase, translated as MLVSATEMLKKAKAGHYAVGQFNINNLEWTKAVLLTAQELQSPVILGVSEGAGKYMTGFETVAAMVKAMDESLGITVPVALHLDHGTYEGCYKCVKAGFTSIMFDGSHYPFEENLAKSTELVNVAHQLGLSIECEVGSIGGEEDGVIGMGECADPAECKTIADLGVDMLAAGIGNIHGKYPANWKGLSFETLDAIQQKTGVMPLVLHGGTGIPADMIKKAISLGVSKINVNTECQLSFADATRKYIEAGKDLEGKGFDPRKLLAPGFEAIKATVKEKMELFGSVGKAND; from the coding sequence ATGTTAGTTTCAGCAACAGAAATGTTAAAGAAAGCTAAGGCTGGTCACTACGCAGTAGGACAGTTCAACATCAACAACCTTGAGTGGACAAAGGCTGTTCTCCTTACAGCACAGGAGCTTCAGTCACCTGTTATCCTTGGTGTTTCAGAGGGCGCTGGAAAGTATATGACAGGATTTGAGACAGTTGCAGCAATGGTTAAGGCTATGGATGAGTCACTTGGAATCACAGTTCCTGTAGCTCTTCACCTTGATCACGGAACATACGAAGGATGCTACAAGTGTGTTAAGGCTGGATTTACTTCAATCATGTTCGATGGTTCACACTATCCATTCGAGGAGAACCTTGCTAAGTCAACAGAGCTCGTTAACGTAGCTCATCAGCTTGGCCTCTCAATCGAGTGTGAGGTTGGTTCTATCGGTGGTGAGGAAGACGGAGTTATTGGTATGGGCGAGTGCGCTGATCCAGCGGAGTGCAAGACTATCGCTGATCTCGGCGTTGATATGCTTGCTGCTGGTATCGGTAACATCCATGGTAAGTACCCAGCTAACTGGAAGGGACTTAGCTTCGAGACACTTGATGCTATCCAGCAGAAGACAGGTGTTATGCCATTAGTTCTTCACGGTGGTACAGGTATCCCAGCTGACATGATCAAGAAGGCTATTTCACTTGGCGTTTCAAAGATCAACGTTAACACAGAGTGCCAGTTATCATTTGCAGATGCTACAAGAAAGTACATCGAGGCTGGTAAGGATCTCGAGGGCAAGGGATTTGATCCTAGAAAGCTTCTCGCTCCTGGTTTCGAGGCTATCAAGGCTACTGTTAAGGAGAAGATGGAACTCTTCGGATCAGTTGGTAAGGCTAACGACTAA
- a CDS encoding CvpA family protein gives MCRIITSEVDDNMDEQNNVDGIHKDDRLSLEGNLEQKDTLNNEQARSGYDQPCQPQNYGQSGQQPQYSAPGQQQNYGPAGLQPYHGQSGYDQQRQWNQDSYAQQMQADGQEYQQRPQYSQLGQPQNYGLSGQQPYQQPRYGAPGQPQNYYGSSGRQPYQQPQYSAPGQQQNYGPAGQQSYQQPPYGQPGQQSTPYDSPMGYVGYEYRQNVPVDVKKGSTHIPNLLNIVGMIMALITVFLPYAHMDSDVRTISGVFGIDVISVIVVAVLLVADIISAFMNKTVAYIIDLVISVIIGGALIFEFVLSLIDLGRLDKTVNAGLGFGAWFSVVTAILLLVSVPVWWAVSRKKAKSEKETAESAV, from the coding sequence ATGTGTCGAATAATTACATCGGAGGTAGATGACAACATGGATGAACAGAATAATGTAGATGGTATCCACAAGGATGATAGATTGTCATTAGAGGGTAATCTGGAACAGAAAGATACGCTGAATAATGAACAGGCACGTTCGGGATATGATCAGCCGTGTCAGCCGCAAAATTATGGCCAGTCAGGGCAGCAGCCGCAGTACAGCGCACCGGGACAGCAGCAGAACTATGGTCCGGCAGGGCTGCAGCCGTATCACGGACAGTCAGGATATGATCAGCAGAGACAGTGGAATCAGGATTCATATGCACAGCAGATGCAGGCAGACGGACAGGAATATCAGCAGAGACCACAGTACAGCCAGCTGGGACAGCCGCAGAATTATGGTTTGTCAGGGCAGCAGCCGTATCAGCAGCCTCGGTATGGTGCACCGGGACAGCCGCAGAATTATTATGGTTCGTCAGGGCGGCAGCCATATCAGCAACCGCAGTACAGCGCACCGGGACAGCAGCAGAACTATGGTCCGGCAGGGCAGCAGTCATACCAGCAGCCACCATACGGTCAACCGGGTCAGCAGTCTACACCGTATGACAGTCCGATGGGATATGTTGGGTATGAGTACAGACAGAATGTTCCTGTAGATGTCAAGAAGGGTTCAACACATATACCAAATCTGTTAAATATTGTTGGAATGATCATGGCTTTGATCACAGTATTTTTGCCGTATGCACATATGGATTCTGATGTCAGAACGATAAGTGGAGTATTTGGCATAGATGTAATATCTGTAATTGTAGTGGCAGTATTGCTTGTTGCAGATATAATAAGTGCGTTCATGAACAAAACTGTAGCATATATAATTGATCTTGTGATATCAGTTATCATTGGAGGCGCACTCATATTCGAGTTTGTGCTCTCGCTGATAGATCTTGGCAGGCTGGACAAAACAGTAAATGCCGGTCTCGGTTTTGGTGCATGGTTCAGCGTGGTAACAGCAATTCTTCTTCTGGTATCAGTGCCTGTATGGTGGGCAGTCAGCAGGAAAAAGGCAAAGTCAGAGAAAGAAACTGCGGAATCTGCAGTATAA
- the uvrA gene encoding excinuclease ABC subunit UvrA, with protein sequence MKDDYFNASRNIDRKYITIEGARENNLKNINVKIPRDKFVVVTGLSGSGKSSLAFDTIYAEGQRRYMESLSSYARQFLGQAEKPDVDKIEGLSPAISIDQKSTNRNPRSTVGTVTEIYDYFRLLYARVGIPHCPNCGKVISRQTVDQMVDEIMKLPERTKFMVLAPVVRGRKGEHVKLLEKAKKSGFVRVVVDGSMYELSEEIKLDKNKKHSIDIVVDRLVVRQDVERRLTDSIETALQLAEGLMKIEVIGERDENGVQKENAVINFSDSFSCPDCGISIDEIEPRSFSFNNPFGACPTCAGLGFKMEFDPDLMIPDQSLSINDGAIVVLGWQSCNDGKSYSNAILKALGKEYGFSLDTPFQDYPQDIKDLLLYGKNSRPVKVYYKGQRGEGVYDITFEGLLKSVARRYRETSAESTKAEYETFMTITPCEVCGGKRLKPTALAVTVGDKNIAELTELPITELAKFMKELELTDRQKMIGAAILKEIRSRLHFLIDVGLDYLCLSRGTSTLSGGEAQRIRLATQIGSGLVGVAYILDEPSIGLHQRDNDKLIAALKNLRDLGNTLIVVEHDEDTMRAADHIIDIGPGAGANGGYVVAEGTAEDIMKCENSITGDYLSGRKKIEVPDVRRKPTGWLTVKNAYENNLKHIDVDIPLGIMTCVTGVSGSGKSSLVNEILYKKLARRLNKSRIKAGKHDHIIGYDALDKIINIDQSPIGRTPRSNPATYTGTFDLIRDLFAGTKDAKARGYGKGRFSFNVSGGRCEACRGDGIIKIEMHFLPDIYVPCEVCGGKRYNRETLEVKYKGKSINEVLDMTVDEACEFFANVPRILRKIETLRDVGLGYIRLGQPSTTLSGGEAQRIKLATELSRRGTGKTIYVLDEPTTGLHFADVHRLVDILRRLSEGGNTVVVIEHNLDVIKTADYIIDMGPEGGAGGGTVIARGTPEEVAKIPQSYTGQYLKRYLGM encoded by the coding sequence ATGAAGGATGATTATTTCAACGCCAGCAGGAATATTGATAGGAAGTATATAACTATTGAGGGCGCACGTGAAAATAATCTAAAGAATATCAATGTCAAGATTCCAAGGGACAAATTTGTCGTCGTGACAGGACTTTCGGGATCAGGTAAGTCTTCACTGGCATTTGACACGATATATGCGGAGGGACAGAGACGATACATGGAGTCTCTGTCCTCCTATGCGAGACAGTTCCTTGGACAGGCTGAGAAGCCGGACGTGGACAAGATAGAGGGACTTTCCCCTGCAATCTCCATAGATCAGAAGTCAACAAACAGAAATCCTCGATCTACAGTTGGTACTGTCACAGAGATATACGACTATTTTAGACTTCTATATGCAAGAGTGGGAATACCACACTGTCCGAACTGCGGCAAGGTCATAAGCAGACAGACGGTTGACCAGATGGTGGATGAGATCATGAAGCTTCCAGAGAGGACAAAGTTCATGGTGCTTGCGCCTGTGGTCAGAGGCCGAAAGGGAGAGCATGTAAAGCTTCTTGAGAAGGCAAAGAAGAGCGGATTTGTCAGAGTGGTTGTCGATGGAAGTATGTATGAGCTGTCAGAGGAGATAAAACTTGATAAGAATAAGAAACACAGCATAGATATAGTTGTAGATCGTCTGGTTGTCAGACAGGATGTGGAGCGTCGACTCACGGATTCCATAGAGACAGCCCTTCAGCTCGCAGAAGGTCTTATGAAGATAGAGGTGATCGGGGAGAGGGATGAGAACGGTGTTCAGAAGGAGAATGCTGTCATCAATTTTTCAGACAGCTTTTCATGTCCGGATTGCGGAATCAGCATAGATGAGATAGAGCCGAGAAGCTTTTCGTTCAACAATCCATTTGGCGCATGCCCGACATGTGCAGGTCTTGGCTTCAAGATGGAATTTGATCCGGATCTTATGATACCCGATCAGAGTCTGTCTATAAATGATGGAGCCATTGTGGTACTTGGATGGCAGTCATGCAATGATGGCAAGAGCTATTCAAATGCAATACTCAAGGCACTCGGTAAGGAATATGGGTTCTCTCTGGATACACCATTTCAGGATTACCCACAGGATATAAAAGATCTCTTATTATATGGAAAGAACTCTCGCCCAGTTAAGGTGTACTATAAGGGACAGCGCGGTGAAGGCGTGTATGACATAACATTTGAAGGACTTCTGAAGAGTGTCGCAAGAAGATACAGGGAGACATCTGCTGAGTCTACTAAGGCTGAGTATGAGACATTCATGACTATAACTCCGTGTGAGGTTTGCGGTGGCAAGAGACTTAAGCCCACAGCCCTTGCTGTTACAGTTGGAGATAAGAATATTGCTGAACTTACAGAGCTTCCTATCACAGAACTTGCAAAATTCATGAAAGAGCTGGAGCTCACGGACAGACAGAAGATGATAGGCGCAGCTATACTCAAGGAGATCAGGTCAAGATTGCATTTTCTTATAGACGTGGGTCTTGACTATCTGTGCCTGAGCAGGGGTACAAGCACGCTCTCAGGAGGTGAGGCGCAGAGAATTAGACTTGCAACGCAGATAGGTTCAGGTCTGGTGGGTGTTGCGTATATTCTTGACGAGCCGAGTATCGGACTTCATCAGAGGGATAATGACAAGCTCATAGCTGCTCTCAAGAATCTGAGAGACCTTGGAAATACTCTGATCGTTGTCGAGCATGACGAGGACACTATGAGGGCTGCGGATCACATCATAGATATAGGACCGGGAGCCGGTGCAAATGGTGGATATGTGGTTGCAGAGGGAACCGCAGAGGATATCATGAAGTGCGAGAATTCTATCACCGGTGACTACTTAAGTGGCAGGAAGAAGATAGAGGTTCCGGATGTGAGGAGAAAGCCAACTGGATGGCTCACTGTCAAGAATGCTTATGAGAACAATCTCAAGCATATAGATGTGGATATACCACTTGGAATCATGACATGTGTGACGGGTGTGTCTGGTTCAGGAAAGAGTTCTCTGGTAAATGAGATCTTGTACAAGAAGCTGGCGAGAAGACTCAACAAGAGCAGGATTAAAGCAGGAAAGCACGACCATATCATTGGCTATGATGCTTTGGATAAGATTATCAATATAGACCAGTCACCTATAGGTAGAACGCCGAGGTCCAATCCGGCTACGTATACAGGTACATTTGATCTGATAAGGGATCTGTTTGCCGGAACCAAGGATGCCAAGGCAAGAGGTTACGGCAAGGGAAGATTCAGCTTCAATGTATCTGGTGGACGATGTGAGGCGTGTCGTGGAGATGGAATAATCAAGATAGAGATGCACTTCCTGCCAGATATATATGTGCCATGTGAAGTGTGCGGAGGAAAGAGATACAACAGGGAGACCCTGGAGGTCAAATACAAGGGTAAGAGTATCAATGAAGTTCTCGATATGACTGTTGATGAGGCATGTGAGTTCTTTGCAAATGTTCCGAGAATACTCAGGAAGATAGAAACGTTGCGAGATGTGGGACTAGGATATATCAGGCTTGGACAGCCATCCACCACTCTGTCAGGCGGAGAGGCACAGAGAATCAAGCTTGCAACCGAGTTGTCAAGGCGTGGAACAGGAAAGACAATATATGTACTTGATGAGCCTACCACGGGACTTCATTTTGCTGATGTTCACAGGCTTGTGGATATACTCAGGAGGCTCAGCGAGGGCGGAAATACGGTTGTTGTTATCGAACATAACCTTGACGTCATCAAGACCGCAGATTATATTATTGACATGGGACCTGAAGGAGGTGCTGGCGGTGGAACAGTCATTGCCAGAGGAACTCCGGAGGAGGTAGCAAAGATACCTCAGTCGTATACAGGACAGTATCTGAAGAGGTATCTCGGCATGTAA
- the uvrB gene encoding excinuclease ABC subunit UvrB, which produces MDHFELVSEYKPTGDQPEAIEKLVKGFQEGNQFETLLGVTGSGKTFTMANVIQQLNKPTLVLAHNKTLAAQLYGEMKEFFPNNAVEYFVSYYDYYQPEAYVASTDTYIAKDSSINDDIDRMRHSATAALIDRKDVIVVASVSCIYGIGDPDEYRNQMLSFRVGMIKDRDQVIDELTDIQYDRNDMDLQRGTFRVRGDVLEIIPVSTFDDGIRIEFFGDEIDRITEFDPLTGEGKRDLTYTCLFPASHYVVGQEKMEKALKRIEAELKDRVAYFKSKDKLIEAQRIEERTNFDMEMMRETGFCSGIENYSGPLAGRSAGETPSTLLDFFGDDFLLIIDESHMTVPQVGAMYSGDRSRKMNLVDYGFRLPSALDNRPLNFSEFEQKLDQVMFVSATPGKYEEEHQMLMAEQIIRPTGLLDPPVEVRPVEGQIDDLLKEVRKETEQGHKVLVTTLTKRMAEDLTSYMRDNDIKVKYLHSDIDTMERVEIVRDLRLGVFDVLVGINLLREGLDIPEITLVAILDADKEGFLRSETSLIQTIGRAARNVDGHVIMYADTITGSMKYALDETSRRREIQQKYNEEHGITPKTIEKSIRDLITIEVKKEELPDEDKDAESMTKKELQKVIAKLTKKMNMAAADLNFEVAAEIRDQLKVYKAALRDYDKD; this is translated from the coding sequence ATGGATCATTTTGAATTGGTATCGGAATATAAGCCCACCGGAGATCAGCCGGAGGCAATAGAAAAATTGGTAAAGGGTTTTCAGGAAGGCAATCAGTTCGAGACGCTGCTCGGTGTAACCGGATCTGGTAAGACATTTACCATGGCGAATGTCATACAGCAGCTGAATAAGCCTACTTTGGTTCTTGCACATAACAAGACTTTGGCGGCGCAGCTTTATGGAGAGATGAAGGAATTTTTTCCGAATAATGCAGTGGAGTATTTTGTTTCATACTATGATTATTACCAGCCGGAGGCATATGTTGCGTCTACGGATACTTATATTGCAAAGGATTCATCTATAAATGATGATATTGACCGTATGAGGCATAGTGCAACAGCGGCGCTTATAGACAGGAAGGACGTCATCGTGGTTGCGTCTGTATCGTGTATATATGGTATCGGTGATCCGGACGAGTATAGGAATCAGATGCTCTCATTCAGAGTGGGCATGATAAAGGACAGGGATCAGGTCATCGATGAGCTGACAGATATACAGTATGACAGGAATGATATGGATCTGCAGAGAGGTACATTTAGGGTGCGTGGGGATGTGCTGGAGATCATTCCTGTGTCTACATTTGATGATGGAATAAGGATAGAATTCTTCGGAGATGAGATAGATAGGATCACGGAATTTGACCCGCTCACCGGAGAGGGAAAGAGGGATCTGACATACACTTGTCTGTTCCCGGCGTCCCACTATGTGGTTGGACAGGAGAAGATGGAGAAGGCACTGAAGAGGATAGAGGCAGAACTCAAGGACAGAGTTGCGTATTTCAAGTCAAAGGATAAACTCATTGAGGCCCAGCGTATCGAGGAGAGAACTAACTTTGACATGGAGATGATGCGGGAGACTGGATTTTGTTCTGGAATAGAGAATTATTCAGGACCTCTGGCTGGCAGATCAGCTGGGGAGACACCGAGCACATTGCTGGATTTCTTTGGTGATGACTTCCTTCTTATTATAGATGAGTCGCATATGACAGTGCCGCAGGTTGGTGCTATGTATTCGGGAGACCGTTCACGTAAGATGAATCTGGTGGACTATGGCTTCAGGCTTCCGTCGGCACTTGACAACAGACCTCTCAATTTCTCAGAATTTGAGCAGAAGCTGGATCAGGTCATGTTCGTATCTGCCACACCAGGCAAATACGAGGAAGAACACCAGATGCTCATGGCTGAACAGATCATCAGACCTACGGGACTTCTTGATCCGCCGGTTGAGGTCAGACCGGTTGAGGGACAGATAGACGATCTGCTCAAAGAGGTCCGCAAGGAGACTGAGCAGGGACACAAGGTGCTTGTAACTACTCTTACAAAACGTATGGCTGAGGACCTCACCAGCTATATGAGGGATAATGATATAAAGGTAAAATATCTGCACTCGGATATAGATACTATGGAGAGAGTTGAGATAGTGAGAGATCTCCGTCTTGGTGTGTTCGACGTGCTTGTTGGAATCAACCTTCTGAGAGAGGGACTTGATATACCGGAGATCACTTTGGTGGCAATACTGGATGCTGACAAGGAAGGTTTCCTGAGATCGGAGACATCGCTCATCCAGACCATAGGAAGAGCAGCCCGAAATGTAGATGGACATGTCATCATGTATGCGGACACTATTACGGGTTCTATGAAGTATGCCCTAGATGAGACGAGCAGACGTCGTGAGATACAGCAGAAGTATAATGAGGAACATGGAATAACCCCTAAGACTATAGAGAAGAGCATAAGGGATCTCATAACCATAGAGGTGAAGAAGGAGGAGCTTCCAGATGAGGATAAGGACGCTGAGTCCATGACGAAGAAGGAGCTTCAGAAGGTTATTGCCAAGCTGACCAAGAAGATGAATATGGCGGCAGCAGACCTCAACTTTGAGGTGGCGGCGGAGATCAGAGATCAGCTCAAGGTGTACAAGGCGGCACTCAGAGATTATGATAAGGACTGA